A window of the Phragmites australis chromosome 20, lpPhrAust1.1, whole genome shotgun sequence genome harbors these coding sequences:
- the LOC133902138 gene encoding flowering time control protein FCA-like isoform X3, with product MHRGGDRSGGPSGGGDRSGGRFPRGPSRWSGGGGGGGGGSPPHRYSSRGGGESGSGGGRFHPYRGSSDYSGGGGGGGGGGGGYRGGGGGGGDFGEPRHRYGGGGGCGGRGDFSDHDGRSNYVKLFIGSVPRTATEDDVRPLFEDHGNVLEVALIKDRKTGEQQGCCFVKYATSEEAERAIRVLHNQYTLPGALGPIQVRYADGERERHGAIEHKLFVASLNKQATAKEIEEIFAPYGHVEDVYIMKDGMRQSRGCGFVKFSSREPAVAAMNALNGTYIMRGCEQPLVIRFADPKRPKPGESRGGPAFGGPGFSPRSDAALVIRPTENLDEPRGQHMPLDSWRPSSPRSMAPHQYNNFGSDNPLTLQASTVTSSADTAAFRPPMFPGNGSLSSQTAVPTSTHMGMNPPMLQGYHLGGQQIPTLQKPPGPPQSFPVQLQNSQQGQPLQGSIPQIGQLQTPQSIGPLSFGQNVPSMQLQGQPPVSQPLQHNASLGALQAPSSAQSNPMQPIPGQQQLPTSVAPQMLQQTRQQMPSQAPQLLLQQQAALQSSYQSSQQAIFQLQQQLQLMQQQSNLNQQPLAQVPNQQFSLSGQPVQPSNPGAPGVIIPTNINAVPQQVTLPAVSLTCNWTEHNSPEGFKYYYNSITHESKWEKPEEYVLYEQQQQQQQKLLLLQQQQQKLAVQQLQSPPQGQSLASMQPIQQLPQAQQGQTQMQMKQQELNYSQLQAAGTIDPSKIQQGIQAAQERVWKS from the exons ATGCACCGCGGTGGCGACCGCTCCGGCGGCCCCTCGGGCGGCGGCGACCGCTCCGGTGGCAGGTTTCCGCGCGGCCCTTCCCGCTGGtctggcggcggaggaggagggggagggggtagTCCGCCTCACCGGTACTCCTCCCGCGGCGGGGGTGAATCTGGCAGCGGAGGCGGGAGGTTCCACCCGTACCGTGGGTCCTCCGACTATTCTGGCGGCgggggtggaggtggaggcggggGTGGGGGGTACagaggcggtggtggtggtggcggcgactTTGGCGAGCCGAGGCACCgctacggcggcggcggtggatgtGGAGGCCGCGGTGATTTCTCAG ATCATGATGGCCGAAGTAATTATGTCAAACTTTTTATCGGTTCTGTTCCAAGGACAGCAACTGAAGATGAT GTTCGGCCTTTGTTTGAGGACCATGGAAATGTTCTAGAAGTTGCCTTAATCAAGGATAGGAAGACTGGTGAACAACAAG GCTGTTGTTTTGTTAAATATGCTACTTCTGAAGAGGCTGAGAGGGCCATCAGGGTTCTCCACAACCAGTACACTTTACCTGGG GCGCTGGGCCCCATTCAAGTTAGATACGCTGATGGTGAAAGAGAACGACATG GGGCTATTGAGCACAAATTGTTTGTTGCATCCCTCAACAAGCAAGCAACAGCAAAAGAGATTGAAGAG ATTTTTGCTCCATATGGTCATGTGGAAGATGTTTACATTATGAAAGATGGAATGAGGCAGAGTCGAG GTTGCGGCTTTGTCAAATTTTCATCAAGAGAACCAGCAGTGGCTGCCATGAATGCTCTTAATGGGACTTACATAATGAGG GGGTGCGAGCAACCATTAGTTATTCGATTCGCTGATCCTAAGAGGCCTAAACCTGGAGAATCAAG GGGTGGCCCTGCATTTGGAGGTCCTGGTTTCAGTCCTCGATCTGATGCAGCACTTGTTATCAG GCCAACAGAAAATCTTGATGAGCCAAGGGGTCAACATATGCCTCTTGACTCTTGGCGTCCATCAAGTCCAAGGTCCATGGCACCTCATCAATATAATAATTTCGGGTCTGACAATCCTTTGACTCTGCAAGCCAGCACTGTAACATCATCAGCAGATACT GCTGCTTTTCGGCCTCCAATGTTCCCTGGAAATGGTTCATTGTCAAGTCAGACAGCTGTGCCAACTTCCACACATATG GGCATGAATCCTCCCATGCTGCAAGGCTATCATCTGGGAGGCCAGCAGATTCCAACCTTGCAAAAGCCACCTGGGCCACCACAGAGTTTCCCTGTACAATTGCAGAACTCTCAGCAAGGACAGCCACTGCAGGGGTCTATTCCGCAGATTGGGCAGCTTCAGACACCACAATCCATAGGGCCTCTTTCTTTTGGCCAGAATGTGCCATCTATGCAATTACAAGGCCAGCCTCCTGTGTCACAACCATTGCAGCATAATGCTTCTCTAGGTGCGTTACAGGCACCTTCATCTGCACAGTCCAATCCCATGCAACCTATTCCTGGCCAGCAGCAACTTCCCACTAGTGTTGCTCCGCAAATGCTCCAGCAGACGAGGCAGCAAATGCCATCACAAGCACCTCAGTTGCTGCTTCAGCAGCAGGCAGCTTTGCAGTCCAGTTATCAATCTTCACAGCAGGCGATTTTTCAGCTTCAGCAACAGCTTCAACTAATGCAGCAGCAATCTAACCTGAATCAGCAACCCCTTGCTCAGGTTCCTAATCAGCAG TTCTCATTGTCTGGACAGCCGGTGCAGCCCAGTAACCCTGGTGCTCCAGGTGTCATTATTCCAACAAACATTAATGCAGTTCCACAGCAGGTTACTTTACCTGCAGTTTCTTTGACCTGCAACTGGACAGAACATAATTCCCCTGAAGGTTTTAAATACTACTATAACAGCATTACTCATGAGAGCAAG TGGGAGAAGCCTGAAGAGTATGTATTAtatgagcagcagcagcagcagcagcagaaactTCTTTTGCTTCAACAGCAGCAACAGAAGCTTGCTGTTCAGCAACTTCAGTCACCGCCTCAGGGTCAATCGCTTGCATCGATGCAACCTATCCAACAGCTTCCTCAGGCACAGCAAGGGCAAACACAAATGCAGATGAAACAGCAG GAACTGAATTATAGTCAATTACAGGCAGCTGGTACCATTGATCCTAGTAAGATCCAGCAG GGCATTCAAGCTGCACAAGAACGTGTTTGGAAAAGTTGA
- the LOC133902138 gene encoding flowering time control protein FCA-like isoform X1, which translates to MHRGGDRSGGPSGGGDRSGGRFPRGPSRWSGGGGGGGGGSPPHRYSSRGGGESGSGGGRFHPYRGSSDYSGGGGGGGGGGGGYRGGGGGGGDFGEPRHRYGGGGGCGGRGDFSDHDGRSNYVKLFIGSVPRTATEDDVRPLFEDHGNVLEVALIKDRKTGEQQGCCFVKYATSEEAERAIRVLHNQYTLPGALGPIQVRYADGERERHGAIEHKLFVASLNKQATAKEIEEIFAPYGHVEDVYIMKDGMRQSRGCGFVKFSSREPAVAAMNALNGTYIMRGCEQPLVIRFADPKRPKPGESRGGPAFGGPGFSPRSDAALVIRPTENLDEPRGQHMPLDSWRPSSPRSMAPHQYNNFGSDNPLTLQASTVTSSADTAAFRPPMFPGNGSLSSQTAVPTSTHMGMNPPMLQGYHLGGQQIPTLQKPPGPPQSFPVQLQNSQQGQPLQGSIPQIGQLQTPQSIGPLSFGQNVPSMQLQGQPPVSQPLQHNASLGALQAPSSAQSNPMQPIPGQQQLPTSVAPQMLQQTRQQMPSQAPQLLLQQQAALQSSYQSSQQAIFQLQQQLQLMQQQSNLNQQPLAQVPNQQFSLSGQPVQPSNPGAPGVIIPTNINAVPQQVTLPAVSLTCNWTEHNSPEGFKYYYNSITHESKWEKPEEYVLYEQQQQQQQKLLLLQQQQQKLAVQQLQSPPQGQSLASMQPIQQLPQAQQGQTQMQMKQQGIQAAQERVWKS; encoded by the exons ATGCACCGCGGTGGCGACCGCTCCGGCGGCCCCTCGGGCGGCGGCGACCGCTCCGGTGGCAGGTTTCCGCGCGGCCCTTCCCGCTGGtctggcggcggaggaggagggggagggggtagTCCGCCTCACCGGTACTCCTCCCGCGGCGGGGGTGAATCTGGCAGCGGAGGCGGGAGGTTCCACCCGTACCGTGGGTCCTCCGACTATTCTGGCGGCgggggtggaggtggaggcggggGTGGGGGGTACagaggcggtggtggtggtggcggcgactTTGGCGAGCCGAGGCACCgctacggcggcggcggtggatgtGGAGGCCGCGGTGATTTCTCAG ATCATGATGGCCGAAGTAATTATGTCAAACTTTTTATCGGTTCTGTTCCAAGGACAGCAACTGAAGATGAT GTTCGGCCTTTGTTTGAGGACCATGGAAATGTTCTAGAAGTTGCCTTAATCAAGGATAGGAAGACTGGTGAACAACAAG GCTGTTGTTTTGTTAAATATGCTACTTCTGAAGAGGCTGAGAGGGCCATCAGGGTTCTCCACAACCAGTACACTTTACCTGGG GCGCTGGGCCCCATTCAAGTTAGATACGCTGATGGTGAAAGAGAACGACATG GGGCTATTGAGCACAAATTGTTTGTTGCATCCCTCAACAAGCAAGCAACAGCAAAAGAGATTGAAGAG ATTTTTGCTCCATATGGTCATGTGGAAGATGTTTACATTATGAAAGATGGAATGAGGCAGAGTCGAG GTTGCGGCTTTGTCAAATTTTCATCAAGAGAACCAGCAGTGGCTGCCATGAATGCTCTTAATGGGACTTACATAATGAGG GGGTGCGAGCAACCATTAGTTATTCGATTCGCTGATCCTAAGAGGCCTAAACCTGGAGAATCAAG GGGTGGCCCTGCATTTGGAGGTCCTGGTTTCAGTCCTCGATCTGATGCAGCACTTGTTATCAG GCCAACAGAAAATCTTGATGAGCCAAGGGGTCAACATATGCCTCTTGACTCTTGGCGTCCATCAAGTCCAAGGTCCATGGCACCTCATCAATATAATAATTTCGGGTCTGACAATCCTTTGACTCTGCAAGCCAGCACTGTAACATCATCAGCAGATACT GCTGCTTTTCGGCCTCCAATGTTCCCTGGAAATGGTTCATTGTCAAGTCAGACAGCTGTGCCAACTTCCACACATATG GGCATGAATCCTCCCATGCTGCAAGGCTATCATCTGGGAGGCCAGCAGATTCCAACCTTGCAAAAGCCACCTGGGCCACCACAGAGTTTCCCTGTACAATTGCAGAACTCTCAGCAAGGACAGCCACTGCAGGGGTCTATTCCGCAGATTGGGCAGCTTCAGACACCACAATCCATAGGGCCTCTTTCTTTTGGCCAGAATGTGCCATCTATGCAATTACAAGGCCAGCCTCCTGTGTCACAACCATTGCAGCATAATGCTTCTCTAGGTGCGTTACAGGCACCTTCATCTGCACAGTCCAATCCCATGCAACCTATTCCTGGCCAGCAGCAACTTCCCACTAGTGTTGCTCCGCAAATGCTCCAGCAGACGAGGCAGCAAATGCCATCACAAGCACCTCAGTTGCTGCTTCAGCAGCAGGCAGCTTTGCAGTCCAGTTATCAATCTTCACAGCAGGCGATTTTTCAGCTTCAGCAACAGCTTCAACTAATGCAGCAGCAATCTAACCTGAATCAGCAACCCCTTGCTCAGGTTCCTAATCAGCAG TTCTCATTGTCTGGACAGCCGGTGCAGCCCAGTAACCCTGGTGCTCCAGGTGTCATTATTCCAACAAACATTAATGCAGTTCCACAGCAGGTTACTTTACCTGCAGTTTCTTTGACCTGCAACTGGACAGAACATAATTCCCCTGAAGGTTTTAAATACTACTATAACAGCATTACTCATGAGAGCAAG TGGGAGAAGCCTGAAGAGTATGTATTAtatgagcagcagcagcagcagcagcagaaactTCTTTTGCTTCAACAGCAGCAACAGAAGCTTGCTGTTCAGCAACTTCAGTCACCGCCTCAGGGTCAATCGCTTGCATCGATGCAACCTATCCAACAGCTTCCTCAGGCACAGCAAGGGCAAACACAAATGCAGATGAAACAGCAG GGCATTCAAGCTGCACAAGAACGTGTTTGGAAAAGTTGA
- the LOC133902138 gene encoding flowering time control protein FCA-like isoform X2: MHRGGDRSGGPSGGGDRSGGRFPRGPSRWSGGGGGGGGGSPPHRYSSRGGGESGSGGGRFHPYRGSSDYSGGGGGGGGGGGGYRGGGGGGGDFGEPRHRYGGGGGCGGRGDFSDHDGRSNYVKLFIGSVPRTATEDDVRPLFEDHGNVLEVALIKDRKTGEQQGCCFVKYATSEEAERAIRVLHNQYTLPGALGPIQVRYADGERERHGAIEHKLFVASLNKQATAKEIEEIFAPYGHVEDVYIMKDGMRQSRGCGFVKFSSREPAVAAMNALNGTYIMRGCEQPLVIRFADPKRPKPGESRGGPAFGGPGFSPRSDAALVIRPTENLDEPRGQHMPLDSWRPSSPRSMAPHQYNNFGSDNPLTLQASTVTSSADTAAFRPPMFPGNGSLSSQTAVPTSTHMGMNPPMLQGYHLGGQQIPTLQKPPGPPQSFPVQLQNSQQGQPLQGSIPQIGQLQTPQSIGPLSFGQNVPSMQLQGQPPVSQPLQHNASLGALQAPSSAQSNPMQPIPGQQQLPTSVAPQMLQQTRQQMPSQAPQLLLQQQAALQSSYQSSQQAIFQLQQQLQLMQQQSNLNQQPLAQVPNQQVTLPAVSLTCNWTEHNSPEGFKYYYNSITHESKWEKPEEYVLYEQQQQQQQKLLLLQQQQQKLAVQQLQSPPQGQSLASMQPIQQLPQAQQGQTQMQMKQQELNYSQLQAAGTIDPSKIQQGIQAAQERVWKS, encoded by the exons ATGCACCGCGGTGGCGACCGCTCCGGCGGCCCCTCGGGCGGCGGCGACCGCTCCGGTGGCAGGTTTCCGCGCGGCCCTTCCCGCTGGtctggcggcggaggaggagggggagggggtagTCCGCCTCACCGGTACTCCTCCCGCGGCGGGGGTGAATCTGGCAGCGGAGGCGGGAGGTTCCACCCGTACCGTGGGTCCTCCGACTATTCTGGCGGCgggggtggaggtggaggcggggGTGGGGGGTACagaggcggtggtggtggtggcggcgactTTGGCGAGCCGAGGCACCgctacggcggcggcggtggatgtGGAGGCCGCGGTGATTTCTCAG ATCATGATGGCCGAAGTAATTATGTCAAACTTTTTATCGGTTCTGTTCCAAGGACAGCAACTGAAGATGAT GTTCGGCCTTTGTTTGAGGACCATGGAAATGTTCTAGAAGTTGCCTTAATCAAGGATAGGAAGACTGGTGAACAACAAG GCTGTTGTTTTGTTAAATATGCTACTTCTGAAGAGGCTGAGAGGGCCATCAGGGTTCTCCACAACCAGTACACTTTACCTGGG GCGCTGGGCCCCATTCAAGTTAGATACGCTGATGGTGAAAGAGAACGACATG GGGCTATTGAGCACAAATTGTTTGTTGCATCCCTCAACAAGCAAGCAACAGCAAAAGAGATTGAAGAG ATTTTTGCTCCATATGGTCATGTGGAAGATGTTTACATTATGAAAGATGGAATGAGGCAGAGTCGAG GTTGCGGCTTTGTCAAATTTTCATCAAGAGAACCAGCAGTGGCTGCCATGAATGCTCTTAATGGGACTTACATAATGAGG GGGTGCGAGCAACCATTAGTTATTCGATTCGCTGATCCTAAGAGGCCTAAACCTGGAGAATCAAG GGGTGGCCCTGCATTTGGAGGTCCTGGTTTCAGTCCTCGATCTGATGCAGCACTTGTTATCAG GCCAACAGAAAATCTTGATGAGCCAAGGGGTCAACATATGCCTCTTGACTCTTGGCGTCCATCAAGTCCAAGGTCCATGGCACCTCATCAATATAATAATTTCGGGTCTGACAATCCTTTGACTCTGCAAGCCAGCACTGTAACATCATCAGCAGATACT GCTGCTTTTCGGCCTCCAATGTTCCCTGGAAATGGTTCATTGTCAAGTCAGACAGCTGTGCCAACTTCCACACATATG GGCATGAATCCTCCCATGCTGCAAGGCTATCATCTGGGAGGCCAGCAGATTCCAACCTTGCAAAAGCCACCTGGGCCACCACAGAGTTTCCCTGTACAATTGCAGAACTCTCAGCAAGGACAGCCACTGCAGGGGTCTATTCCGCAGATTGGGCAGCTTCAGACACCACAATCCATAGGGCCTCTTTCTTTTGGCCAGAATGTGCCATCTATGCAATTACAAGGCCAGCCTCCTGTGTCACAACCATTGCAGCATAATGCTTCTCTAGGTGCGTTACAGGCACCTTCATCTGCACAGTCCAATCCCATGCAACCTATTCCTGGCCAGCAGCAACTTCCCACTAGTGTTGCTCCGCAAATGCTCCAGCAGACGAGGCAGCAAATGCCATCACAAGCACCTCAGTTGCTGCTTCAGCAGCAGGCAGCTTTGCAGTCCAGTTATCAATCTTCACAGCAGGCGATTTTTCAGCTTCAGCAACAGCTTCAACTAATGCAGCAGCAATCTAACCTGAATCAGCAACCCCTTGCTCAGGTTCCTAATCAGCAG GTTACTTTACCTGCAGTTTCTTTGACCTGCAACTGGACAGAACATAATTCCCCTGAAGGTTTTAAATACTACTATAACAGCATTACTCATGAGAGCAAG TGGGAGAAGCCTGAAGAGTATGTATTAtatgagcagcagcagcagcagcagcagaaactTCTTTTGCTTCAACAGCAGCAACAGAAGCTTGCTGTTCAGCAACTTCAGTCACCGCCTCAGGGTCAATCGCTTGCATCGATGCAACCTATCCAACAGCTTCCTCAGGCACAGCAAGGGCAAACACAAATGCAGATGAAACAGCAG GAACTGAATTATAGTCAATTACAGGCAGCTGGTACCATTGATCCTAGTAAGATCCAGCAG GGCATTCAAGCTGCACAAGAACGTGTTTGGAAAAGTTGA